GCCGCGTCCGATAATTGTACTCGGCCTGCCCCATTATGGCGCTTCAACCGAAAACGGCCACGTGCGTGACTGCATCACCACACGCGTTTCACGTGAAACATTTCTGGGGTTACGAAAGCCTTCGGTCAACTTCCTTTTGACGAAGTTCTCTTTCGACGTCCCGTATCTTTCTCCCCAGTTCGTTCTTAATGTGACCATTGAGATTGATAAACTCGATAGACACAAACTCAAGGCTTGTCTTCATGCGTTCGTCTTCCGGCTCGGCGATACGCACTACCCTTGATTCCGTCTGATAAGCCCTCTCCCCAACCACGAGGATGATCTTAACCTCCTCGTCGACCTTGAAGTGATGTGTCTTGTTGTGGCTTAAGCTCGCGCCCCCTATGGAAATGTCCAGGATATTCATCTTCTGTCCGTTTACGAAAATGTCTATGCCGCAATTATCCGGTGGTTCAAGCCTGAAGAACATTCTGAGATTGTACGGCTCCAGGGCCGATTCTCTCGCAAGCGCCACCGCCTGCACCCTTTGCCCGGACGCAAGTTCATAATCCTTTATGAAATCGGCTATTTTCGCGCGAAATCCGTACCGAGCGGGTCTGCCCTCCTGCCTGTCCAGATAGGTCACAAAGACCTCTTTGTTCATGTGTGTCCTCGATATAGGCGGGTCTGTCTGCGCTATGATCACCTTCTTCCCGAGCACGTCGTGAACGATCGAGTTCTTGGTCTCCACGACTTCCTTTCGATAGTCGATGCTCACGATGATATTCACGCTCAGTCCTGGTTTTATTTCCATCGTTTGCTCACGTTCGCTAGACCGGCAGGAGAAACCGGTTTTCACCCATGTATATTTTCGTCTTTATAGCTCATCTCTTAATCCCTCCCTCGTAGGCCGCCACCACCAGGACAAAGGTCTCGCCCTGCCCCGTGTTCTTCAAGCTGTGCGGCTCGCCCGTGGGTATCCAGATTGCGTCGCCCTCTTTCACTTCTCTGGTTTCGCCCCCTACGTGCATGAGCCCCTCGCCTTTAAAGATGAGGTATATCTCCTCATAAGGGTCCCTGTGTTCCTCGATGGAATTTCCCTCGGGAAGGATTGCATACGCAAGAAACTCGACGGCCTTCATGCACTCGCTCGTCAAAACCATCCTCGCGATAGCGCCTCGGTGGGCGATGTAGGTAGTGTCGAGCACCTCCGGATCGTTAAAGTTTCTGACGATCATTCTAAAACACCTCCTGCTCAATAATCCGACAGACACGAGAAGGTCTAAGCGTCTTAAGCCTCGGGGGCTGCCAATGACCCCCCAATCGTCCCGTGCTCTTGCCTTGCGTCGCAAATCTCACTCACGAGATTCTTATCGCGCGCTTTAAGCCTATGATCCTTATACCTTCGCCTCGCCTTTCCGCAAGCAAATCCAGCTCAATTATGGATATTTCCGTGCGCAAAGTCAACGCCTTTTCGAGAGTAATGATCCGCCCCCGAATAGATTGACAGGGGTCTTTCATTCTGGTAGATTTGCCAAAATGGCACAAACCTTCTCGTTGAGGAACAATCCGTGAACATTTCCAAAAGGGCAAGCGCAATCTCTCCGTTCTATGTTATGGAGCTTCTCGAGAAGGCCCGCGCGCTCGAAGCCACGGGCCAGGACGTTGTACACATGGAAGTGGGCGAACCTGACTTTCCCACACCATCGTTCGTGAAAAAAGAAGCGGTACAGGCAATTATGGACAACCATACCTTTTATACCCACAGCCTCGGTCTTGCCGAATTGCGGGCAAGAGTGGCCGAACACTACGTGAAAACTCACAACATAAGGGTCCCCGCCGAACGGATCGTTATCACAAACGGTACGTCGGGCGCCCTCCTTTTGCTCTTTGGCGCCCTCCTTGAAGAGGGAAGCCGCGTGGCTATTTCCGATCCGGGTTATCCCTGTTACAAGAACATGGCAATCTTCGTGGATGCTACGGTTCTTCAAGTCCCCGTCTCGGAAGGTTCCTCCTTTGAAATCACCCCCAACCACCTCACCGGTCTTTCTCCCTCGCCCCATATGCTTGTTCTTTCCAACCCTTCAAATCCCACAGGGATCGTATACCGCGATGAAAACCTCGCCTCCCTCTACGAATATCTGTCGTCGCGTGGCGCACTATTTGTGGTCGACGAGATTTATTCCGGTCTTACCTATGGCCGCAAACCCTCAACCGCCCTTGCCATCTCAGAGGATATAATCGTGGTGAACGGCTTCTCGAAAACCTTTGCCATGACCGGCTTCAGGCTCGGCTGGATGGTTGTGCCGGAAGGACTCGTGAGGCCTCTGCAGAAATGTGCACAAAATCTGTTTATTTCGCCCTCCTCCATTTCCCAGTATGCCGCGCTCTCGGCCTTTGACAGCCACGAAGAAATAGAAAAGATGCGCCAAATCTATGAACAAAGGCGAGATTTTCTCGTGCCCCGCTTAAAAGATCTCGGTTTCTCTATTCCCGTATATCCGGATGGGGCCTTTTACATCTATGCGGGCATCGAGAAGTGGGGACTCGACAGCATGGACTTTGTGGAGCGGGCTCTCTTCACGGCCCACGTTGCTATTACCCCGGGGTACGATTTCGGCGCATTCCATGCGGCCTCTCATGTCCGGTTTTCCTACGCGGACGACCTCGACCGGCTGAGGATGGGCTGCGACAGGCTTGAGTTATGGTTAAAAACGCTATAAAATGAGCCTCGTGGACGACTTTTCCTTGCTTAATCTTTTTCCATTTTTATCCGATATATATCTCAGAAAGGATTGTTGTGGCGAAATTATCCCTTGACAGGCTCGAAACCGGTATGAAGCTGGCAAAACCCGTGCAGAACGCAGCCGGCATGGTGCTCCTCGGTGAAAACACCGAGCTTACCGCCGAGTTAATCGACAGAATAAGGGGCATGGGCATTGACAGCGTTTATATCCAGGGCATGACCAAGCCAGCCATACCCATGGAGACTATGCTTTCAGATCTTTACGAGCGCTTTCGTCCCGTAGAAAAAGAACCACACATGGATCTCATCAAGAAAGCCCTCAAAGAACATATAGAGGGCCTCTATGAGTAATATCGATGTACGCACCATCAGGGAGAGGATCGAAAACATCAACGCGCTGCCGACCATCCCCAAGGTATTAAAGAAGCTCCTCGGCGTGCTCGAAAACCCCAAGATCTCGCTTAATGAGATCAGCGCCTTCATCTCGAGCGATCCCGCCCTCACTACCAAGGTCCTCAAAATGGTAAACTCGCCTATCTACGGCTTTCCCGGGAGGATCTCGTCCGTTAACCAGGCGGTCATCCTTCTTGGGCTTACCGTGGTAAAGGGGCTTCTGCTGGGAGTTTCCGTGTTCGAACTAATGCAAAAAACAATGATCGGCCTTTGGGAGCACTCCCTGGGCACGGCCATTTTTTCCCGGCTCATAGCCGTAAAGAAGGGCCTGAAAGAGCCTGACGAGCTTTCGGTGGAAGGCTTGCTTCACGATATCGGAAAGGTCCTTCTCGTCCTCCAGTATCCCCAGGAGTACGAGAAGGCTATGAGTGAAGCTGAACAAAACGGTCTTACCATTTACGAAACCGAAAAGAACTACTTCAGCACGACCCACTCGAGCGTTGGCGCATGGATGGCCCAGAAATGGCGCTTTCCCAGCAACCTCATCGACGTTATCGAGTACCATCACAAGCCCCACCTTGCCAAGACGGCGCCTACAGATTCGGCCATTATCCATTTGGCCGACATCCTGGTAAGGGCCCGTGGATTTGGCTTTGCCGGAGATCGCTACCTTATGCCGGTAAACCCCGAGGCGTGGGACCGTCTCGCCCTCACCGAAGCCCAGATAAAGGAGATTCTGCTCGGGGCCGAAGACTCTTTCCAGATGACGGAAGATCTCTCTCTATGAACCGCAGAACAATTGTCGTGATTTCGCAGGATGCGGCGCTCTCAAGCATCGTGGAGCGCACACTGAAGGCCCGATACAGCGTGCTTCTCTTTCGCAACATCCATTCGGCTATAGATTACATTTACAATTCCATACCAAATCTTGTGGTCGTCGATGTCAACAAAGAAGACCATCTTACCGTGGATGTGTTGAATGATCTCAAGGCCGACCCCATCTTCCGTCAGCTACCGGTTCTCATCATGCTTGATGATAACCAGGAAATCCCAGAATGGGAATCCTTGTTTGTCGAAGACTATCTCAAGAAGTCTGCTTTCGAGAAGGAGGGGGCCTCACGCGTGGATCTGTCTATACTCAGATCCGAACGGGCCGTAGAGGTCAATCCGCTCACAAAACTCCCCGGCAACATCTCTATCAACAGAGAAATTCAAGCGCGCATTGAGGCGCACGAGAGTTTCGCTCTGGCCTACGCTGACCTTGACCATTTCAAGCCATTTAACGACTACTATGGCTTTACCCGCGGCGACGAAGTAATACGGATTACCGGTAGACTG
This genomic window from Syntrophorhabdaceae bacterium contains:
- a CDS encoding PilZ domain-containing protein is translated as MEIKPGLSVNIIVSIDYRKEVVETKNSIVHDVLGKKVIIAQTDPPISRTHMNKEVFVTYLDRQEGRPARYGFRAKIADFIKDYELASGQRVQAVALARESALEPYNLRMFFRLEPPDNCGIDIFVNGQKMNILDISIGGASLSHNKTHHFKVDEEVKIILVVGERAYQTESRVVRIAEPEDERMKTSLEFVSIEFINLNGHIKNELGRKIRDVERELRQKEVDRRLS
- a CDS encoding HDOD domain-containing protein encodes the protein MSNIDVRTIRERIENINALPTIPKVLKKLLGVLENPKISLNEISAFISSDPALTTKVLKMVNSPIYGFPGRISSVNQAVILLGLTVVKGLLLGVSVFELMQKTMIGLWEHSLGTAIFSRLIAVKKGLKEPDELSVEGLLHDIGKVLLVLQYPQEYEKAMSEAEQNGLTIYETEKNYFSTTHSSVGAWMAQKWRFPSNLIDVIEYHHKPHLAKTAPTDSAIIHLADILVRARGFGFAGDRYLMPVNPEAWDRLALTEAQIKEILLGAEDSFQMTEDLSL
- a CDS encoding cupin domain-containing protein → MIVRNFNDPEVLDTTYIAHRGAIARMVLTSECMKAVEFLAYAILPEGNSIEEHRDPYEEIYLIFKGEGLMHVGGETREVKEGDAIWIPTGEPHSLKNTGQGETFVLVVAAYEGGIKR
- a CDS encoding pyridoxal phosphate-dependent aminotransferase → MNISKRASAISPFYVMELLEKARALEATGQDVVHMEVGEPDFPTPSFVKKEAVQAIMDNHTFYTHSLGLAELRARVAEHYVKTHNIRVPAERIVITNGTSGALLLLFGALLEEGSRVAISDPGYPCYKNMAIFVDATVLQVPVSEGSSFEITPNHLTGLSPSPHMLVLSNPSNPTGIVYRDENLASLYEYLSSRGALFVVDEIYSGLTYGRKPSTALAISEDIIVVNGFSKTFAMTGFRLGWMVVPEGLVRPLQKCAQNLFISPSSISQYAALSAFDSHEEIEKMRQIYEQRRDFLVPRLKDLGFSIPVYPDGAFYIYAGIEKWGLDSMDFVERALFTAHVAITPGYDFGAFHAASHVRFSYADDLDRLRMGCDRLELWLKTL
- a CDS encoding diguanylate cyclase; the protein is MNRRTIVVISQDAALSSIVERTLKARYSVLLFRNIHSAIDYIYNSIPNLVVVDVNKEDHLTVDVLNDLKADPIFRQLPVLIMLDDNQEIPEWESLFVEDYLKKSAFEKEGASRVDLSILRSERAVEVNPLTKLPGNISINREIQARIEAHESFALAYADLDHFKPFNDYYGFTRGDEVIRITGRLILNIVKNKQQQQSFIGHIGGDDFVFIMNVALVEDVAREIIDAFDKILPTLYDPEDRERGHIETPDRQGNVRKFPMVAISIGITTNDGRTFTHYGEITQVASEMKSHAKHAAGSCYSIDRRQASL